Proteins encoded in a region of the Streptomyces violaceoruber genome:
- the pepN gene encoding aminopeptidase N — MPGENLSRDEARERAALLSVDGYEVSLDVRSAVGDAQGGGPRTFRSVTTLRFRCNEPGASSFADLVAPSVTAVSLNGRDLDPSEVFDGSRIALEDLAADNELVVDAQCAYSRTGEGLHRFVDPEDGEVYLYTQYEPADSRRVFATFEQPDLKAPFRFEVRAPEEWTVWSNGAGERVDGVWRFAETKPISTYITCVVAGPYHYVTDSYERTFEDGTRLEIPLGALCRKGLAPHFDADDVFLITKQGLDFFHDHFDYPYPFGKYDQAFVPEYNLGAMENPGMVTFREEYIFRGKVTRASYEGRANTILHEMAHMWFGDLVTMEWWDDLWLKESFADFMGAFANVGATRFKDAWITFANRRKAWAYRADQLPSTHPITADIRDLEDAKLNFDGITYAKGASALKQLVAYVGQDAFLEGARRYFKRHAYGNTRLGDLLSVLEETSGRDMAAWSRSWLQTAGVNSLTPQVLLGEAGTVDELAVVQEAAESHPELRPHRVAVGLYRRTAEGALERYARAEVDVEGPRTVVAELAGAEAPELVLVNDDDLTYCKTRFDATSLETLREHLGSLTDPLARALCWSALWNMTRDALLPARDFAALVLRFAGRESDIGVLQMLHAWTNSALVHYAAPDWRETGGRLLGEGALRELRDAAPGSEQQLAWARFFASVASGEAELELLRGLLEGTEKIEGLDVDQELRWAFLAPLAAHGAADEGVLAAELARDDTASGKRHQVRCLAARPSAAVKAQAWAQVVESDALSNALVEATIAGFAQPSQRDLLAPYAEKYFAAIERVWAERSIQIGMDVVRGLFPSLRDSQDTLDATDAWLSAHEDAAPALRRLVLEARDDLARALRAQACDGGA, encoded by the coding sequence GTGCCCGGTGAGAATCTGTCCCGCGACGAGGCCCGGGAGCGGGCCGCCCTGCTGTCCGTCGACGGGTACGAGGTGTCCCTCGACGTGCGCTCGGCCGTCGGTGACGCGCAGGGCGGGGGGCCGCGCACGTTCCGGTCCGTCACCACGCTCCGCTTCCGCTGCAACGAGCCCGGCGCGAGCAGCTTCGCCGACCTGGTCGCACCGAGCGTCACCGCCGTGTCCCTCAACGGCCGCGACCTCGACCCGAGCGAGGTCTTCGACGGCTCCCGGATCGCCCTGGAGGACCTGGCCGCCGACAACGAGCTGGTGGTCGACGCCCAGTGCGCGTACTCCCGTACCGGCGAGGGCCTGCACCGCTTCGTCGACCCGGAGGACGGCGAGGTGTACCTGTACACCCAGTACGAGCCGGCCGACTCGCGCCGGGTCTTCGCCACCTTCGAGCAGCCGGACCTCAAGGCACCCTTCCGTTTCGAGGTGCGGGCGCCGGAGGAGTGGACGGTGTGGTCCAACGGCGCGGGCGAGCGGGTCGACGGGGTGTGGCGGTTCGCGGAGACGAAGCCGATCTCGACGTACATCACGTGTGTGGTGGCGGGTCCGTACCACTACGTGACGGATTCCTACGAGCGGACCTTCGAGGACGGCACCCGGCTGGAGATCCCGCTCGGCGCCCTGTGCCGCAAGGGCCTGGCGCCGCACTTCGACGCGGACGACGTCTTCCTGATCACCAAGCAGGGGCTGGACTTCTTCCACGACCACTTCGACTACCCGTACCCCTTCGGGAAGTACGACCAGGCGTTCGTGCCCGAGTACAACCTGGGCGCGATGGAGAACCCGGGGATGGTGACCTTCCGGGAGGAGTACATCTTCCGCGGGAAGGTGACGCGGGCGTCGTACGAGGGCCGCGCCAACACGATCCTGCACGAGATGGCGCACATGTGGTTCGGCGACCTGGTCACCATGGAGTGGTGGGACGACCTGTGGCTGAAGGAGTCCTTCGCCGACTTCATGGGTGCGTTCGCGAACGTCGGCGCGACCCGCTTCAAGGACGCCTGGATCACCTTCGCCAACCGCCGCAAGGCCTGGGCGTACCGCGCCGACCAGCTCCCCTCCACGCACCCGATCACGGCCGACATCCGTGACCTGGAGGACGCCAAGCTCAACTTCGACGGCATCACCTACGCCAAGGGCGCCTCCGCGCTCAAGCAGCTGGTGGCGTACGTCGGTCAGGACGCGTTCCTGGAGGGCGCGCGGCGCTACTTCAAGCGGCACGCGTACGGCAACACGCGCCTCGGTGACCTGCTGTCGGTCCTGGAGGAGACCAGCGGCCGGGACATGGCGGCCTGGTCGCGCTCCTGGCTCCAGACGGCCGGCGTCAACTCGCTGACCCCGCAGGTGCTGCTGGGCGAGGCGGGCACGGTCGACGAGCTGGCGGTCGTGCAGGAGGCCGCCGAGTCGCACCCCGAACTGCGCCCGCACCGCGTCGCGGTGGGCCTGTACCGGCGCACCGCCGAGGGCGCGCTGGAGCGGTACGCGCGCGCCGAGGTGGACGTGGAGGGGCCGCGCACGGTGGTGGCGGAGCTGGCCGGTGCCGAGGCCCCCGAGCTGGTCCTGGTCAACGACGACGACCTCACGTACTGCAAGACGCGGTTCGACGCGACCTCGCTGGAGACGCTGCGCGAGCACCTGGGGTCCCTGACCGACCCGCTGGCCCGTGCCCTGTGCTGGTCGGCGCTGTGGAACATGACGCGGGACGCGCTGCTGCCGGCCCGGGACTTCGCGGCGCTGGTGCTGCGGTTCGCCGGACGCGAGTCCGACATCGGCGTCCTGCAGATGCTGCACGCCTGGACGAACTCGGCGCTGGTGCACTACGCGGCCCCCGACTGGCGGGAGACCGGCGGCCGGCTGCTCGGCGAGGGTGCGCTGCGCGAGCTGCGGGACGCGGCGCCGGGCAGCGAGCAGCAGCTGGCCTGGGCGCGGTTCTTCGCGTCGGTGGCGTCCGGGGAGGCGGAGCTGGAGCTGCTGCGCGGGCTGCTGGAGGGCACCGAGAAGATCGAGGGCCTGGACGTGGACCAGGAGCTGCGCTGGGCCTTCCTCGCGCCACTGGCGGCCCACGGCGCCGCCGACGAGGGCGTCCTGGCCGCCGAGCTGGCCCGCGACGACACGGCCTCCGGCAAGCGCCACCAGGTGCGCTGCCTGGCGGCCCGCCCCTCGGCGGCGGTGAAGGCGCAGGCCTGGGCGCAGGTCGTGGAGTCGGACGCGCTGTCGAACGCGCTGGTGGAGGCGACCATCGCCGGGTTCGCGCAGCCCTCGCAGCGGGACCTGCTCGCGCCGTACGCCGAGAAGTACTTCGCGGCGATCGAGCGGGTGTGGGCCGAGCGGTCCATCCAGATCGGGATGGACGTGGTCCGGGGCCTGTTCCCCTCGCTGCGGGACTCCCAGGACACCCTGGACGCGACCGACGCGTGGCTGTCGGCGCACGAGGACGCGGCCCCGGCGCTGCGCCGGCTGGTGCTGGAGGCGCGGGACGACCTGGCGCGGGCGCTGCGGGCGCAGGCCTGTGACGGGGGTGCGTGA
- a CDS encoding mycothiol-dependent nitroreductase Rv2466c family protein, translating into MSEKTPVDFWFDPLCPWAWMTSRWVLEVEKVRDIEVRWHLMSLAVLNEDKLDELPAEYRELLETKAWGPVRVVIAAQEEHGADVLGDLYTALGTRIHNQEEGPGRETVAAALKDVGLPESLMDHWDGTPYEPQLRASHKEGIDKVGQEVGTPVIAVPGADGGQLAFFGPVVTPAPKGEDAAKLWDGTLAVASVPGFYEIKRTRTKGPDFSNL; encoded by the coding sequence ATGTCGGAGAAGACGCCCGTCGACTTCTGGTTCGACCCCCTGTGCCCCTGGGCCTGGATGACCTCCCGCTGGGTCCTGGAGGTGGAGAAGGTCAGGGACATCGAGGTCCGCTGGCACCTGATGAGCCTGGCCGTCCTCAACGAGGACAAGCTCGACGAGCTGCCCGCCGAGTACCGCGAGCTGCTGGAGACCAAGGCCTGGGGCCCGGTACGGGTCGTCATCGCCGCCCAGGAGGAGCACGGCGCCGACGTGCTCGGCGACCTCTACACGGCGCTGGGCACCCGCATCCACAACCAGGAGGAGGGCCCGGGCCGGGAGACGGTCGCCGCGGCCCTGAAGGACGTCGGCCTGCCCGAGTCCCTCATGGACCACTGGGACGGCACCCCCTACGAGCCGCAGCTGCGCGCCTCCCACAAGGAGGGCATCGACAAGGTCGGCCAGGAGGTCGGCACCCCGGTCATCGCCGTGCCCGGCGCCGACGGCGGGCAGCTCGCCTTCTTCGGCCCGGTCGTCACCCCCGCCCCCAAGGGCGAGGACGCCGCCAAGCTCTGGGACGGCACCCTCGCCGTGGCCTCCGTACCGGGCTTCTACGAGATCAAGCGGACCCGCACCAAGGGCCCGGACTTCAGCAACCTGTAA
- a CDS encoding superoxide dismutase → MSVYTLPELPYDYSALAPVISPEIIELHHDKHHAAYVKGANDTLEQLAEARDKETWGSINGLEKNLAFHLSGHILHSIYWHNMTGDGGGEPLDKDGVGELADAIAESFGSFAGFRAQLTKAAATTQGSGWGVLAYEPLSGRLIVEQIYDHQGNVGQGSTPILVFDAWEHAFYLQYKNQKVDFIDAMWAVVNWQDVARRYEAAKSRTNTLLLAP, encoded by the coding sequence ATGTCCGTCTACACGCTTCCTGAACTGCCGTACGACTACTCCGCGCTGGCTCCCGTGATCAGTCCCGAGATCATCGAGCTGCACCACGACAAGCACCACGCCGCGTACGTCAAGGGCGCCAACGACACGCTGGAGCAGCTCGCCGAGGCGCGGGACAAGGAGACGTGGGGCTCGATCAACGGCCTGGAGAAGAACCTGGCCTTCCACCTCTCCGGCCACATCCTGCACTCGATCTACTGGCACAACATGACCGGTGACGGCGGCGGCGAGCCCCTGGACAAGGACGGCGTGGGCGAGCTGGCCGACGCGATCGCCGAGTCCTTCGGCTCCTTCGCCGGATTCCGGGCGCAGCTCACCAAGGCCGCCGCGACCACCCAGGGCTCGGGCTGGGGCGTGCTGGCCTACGAGCCGCTGAGCGGCCGGCTGATCGTCGAGCAGATCTACGACCACCAGGGCAACGTCGGCCAGGGCTCCACCCCGATCCTGGTCTTCGACGCCTGGGAGCACGCCTTCTACCTGCAGTACAAGAACCAGAAGGTCGACTTCATCGACGCCATGTGGGCCGTCGTCAACTGGCAGGACGTGGCCAGGCGCTACGAGGCCGCCAAGTCCCGCACCAACACGCTGCTGCTGGCCCCCTGA
- a CDS encoding amino acid permease encodes MSNSTTAKAPRQPADASLSHGLKQRHLSMIALGGVIGAGLFVGSGAGIAAAGPSIVVAYTVSGLLVMLVMRMLGEMSAAYPSSGSFSAHAERAIGPWAGFTAGWAFWVLLCTAVGLEGIGAAQIVHGWLPGTPEWAWVALFMVVFCGTNLAAVKNFGEFEFWFAALKVGAISLFLVLGVLAICGVLPGTDSPGTSHLGDFLPHGGNGLIIGLLASVFAYGGLETVTIAAAESENPVRGVASAVRTAMWRIALFYIGSMAVIVTLVPWDSPEVVEKGPYVAALDELGIPGAGQLMNIVVLVALLSAMNANIYGASRIGYSLVERGQGPKVLGRVSGGVPRVAVLVSSLFGFGCVLLSYWRPDDVFSWLLNMIGAVILVVWIFIAAAQLRLRRRLEREAPEKLVVRMWAFPWLTWVALAGMAAVFVLMAREPDTRVQLYSTGGMTLVLAAVGYARQRRGAARD; translated from the coding sequence ATGTCCAACAGCACCACCGCCAAGGCGCCCCGGCAGCCGGCGGACGCTTCCCTCTCCCACGGCCTCAAGCAGCGCCACCTGTCGATGATCGCCCTCGGCGGGGTGATCGGAGCCGGGCTGTTCGTCGGCTCCGGCGCCGGTATCGCCGCCGCGGGGCCCTCGATCGTCGTCGCCTACACCGTCTCCGGCCTCCTCGTGATGCTGGTGATGCGGATGCTGGGCGAGATGTCCGCCGCGTACCCCTCCTCCGGTTCCTTCTCCGCGCACGCCGAGCGGGCGATCGGCCCGTGGGCCGGTTTCACCGCGGGCTGGGCGTTCTGGGTGCTGCTGTGCACGGCCGTCGGGCTCGAGGGCATCGGCGCGGCGCAGATCGTGCACGGCTGGCTGCCGGGCACGCCCGAGTGGGCGTGGGTGGCGCTGTTCATGGTGGTGTTCTGCGGGACGAACCTGGCCGCCGTGAAGAACTTCGGCGAGTTCGAGTTCTGGTTCGCCGCGCTCAAGGTCGGCGCCATCTCGCTGTTCCTGGTGCTGGGCGTGCTGGCGATCTGCGGGGTCCTGCCGGGCACCGACTCCCCCGGCACCTCCCACCTGGGCGACTTCCTGCCCCACGGCGGCAACGGCCTGATCATCGGCCTGCTCGCCTCGGTGTTCGCCTACGGCGGCCTGGAGACGGTGACCATCGCGGCGGCCGAGTCGGAGAACCCGGTCAGGGGCGTGGCGAGCGCCGTGCGGACGGCGATGTGGCGCATCGCGCTGTTCTACATCGGCTCGATGGCGGTCATCGTGACCCTGGTCCCGTGGGACTCCCCCGAGGTCGTCGAGAAGGGCCCGTACGTGGCGGCCCTCGACGAGCTGGGCATCCCGGGCGCGGGGCAGCTCATGAACATCGTGGTGCTGGTGGCGCTGCTGAGCGCGATGAACGCCAACATCTACGGGGCCTCACGCATCGGCTACTCGCTGGTCGAGCGGGGTCAGGGACCGAAGGTGCTGGGCCGGGTGTCGGGCGGGGTGCCGCGGGTCGCGGTGCTGGTCTCCTCCCTCTTCGGCTTCGGCTGCGTGCTGCTCAGCTACTGGCGGCCGGACGACGTCTTCTCCTGGCTGCTGAACATGATCGGCGCGGTCATCCTGGTCGTCTGGATCTTCATCGCCGCCGCGCAGCTGCGGCTGCGCCGCCGCCTGGAGCGGGAGGCGCCCGAGAAGCTGGTCGTGCGCATGTGGGCCTTCCCGTGGCTGACCTGGGTGGCGCTGGCGGGCATGGCCGCGGTGTTCGTCCTGATGGCCCGCGAACCGGACACCCGGGTGCAGCTGTACTCGACGGGCGGGATGACGCTGGTCCTGGCGGCCGTCGGCTACGCCCGGCAGCGGCGGGGCGCGGCCCGCGACTAG
- a CDS encoding biotin transporter BioY, with protein MSTAAVPARSGQVLADLIPSSRVRDVALVAGGAVLTGIAAQIAVPVPGSPVPVTGQTFAALLVGTSLGARRGLLSLALYALLGMAGVPWFAEGGSGTAAPSLGYVFGMLLAATVVGALARRGADRSVLRTAGTMLLGEAIIYAVGVPYLALAADMSLTAAIAAGLTPFLIGDALKAALAMGVLPTAWKLVDKR; from the coding sequence ATGAGCACCGCTGCCGTCCCCGCCCGATCCGGGCAGGTCCTCGCCGACCTCATCCCCTCCTCCCGAGTCCGGGACGTCGCGCTCGTGGCGGGCGGTGCCGTGCTCACCGGCATCGCGGCCCAGATCGCGGTGCCCGTGCCCGGCTCCCCGGTGCCGGTGACCGGCCAGACCTTCGCGGCACTGCTCGTCGGCACCTCGCTCGGCGCCCGCCGCGGCCTGCTCTCCCTCGCGCTCTACGCCCTTCTCGGCATGGCGGGCGTGCCGTGGTTCGCCGAGGGCGGCTCCGGCACCGCCGCGCCCTCCCTCGGCTACGTCTTCGGCATGCTGCTCGCCGCCACGGTCGTGGGCGCCCTGGCCCGCCGCGGCGCCGACCGCTCGGTGCTGCGCACGGCCGGCACGATGCTGCTCGGCGAGGCGATCATCTACGCCGTCGGCGTGCCGTACCTGGCCCTCGCCGCCGACATGTCCCTCACCGCCGCGATCGCGGCCGGTCTCACCCCGTTCCTGATCGGCGACGCGCTGAAGGCCGCGCTGGCGATGGGCGTCCTGCCCACCGCGTGGAAGCTGGTCGACAAGCGGTAA
- a CDS encoding amino acid permease, which produces MTSQPTLTKPEEGPAGPCGPDTGLQAGLKNRHLSMIAIGGVIGAGLFVGSSSGIATAGPGILLSYALVGTLVVLVMRMLGEMSAANPTSGSFSAHADRALGPWAGFSIGWLYWFFWVVVLAVEATAGAKILEGWIPAVPQWGWALIVMVVLTATNLASVGSYGEFEFWFAGIKVVAIAAFIVVGGLAVFGVLPGVDSDRAGLGNLTEHGGFLPHGAGAVLTGVLLVVFSFMGSEIPTLAAGESEDPQRAVTKATNSIIWRIAVFYLGSIFVVVALLPWDSQSIVDQGSYVAALDSLGIPNAGEIMNFIVLTSVLSCLNSGLYTASRMAFSLGRRGDAPKAFARTTRRGVPQAAILSSVVFGFVAVFFNYKFPDTVFLFLLNSSGAVALFVWLAICFSQLRLRKIIQAEAPEKLVVRMWLYPYLTWAAAAVIVFVLGYMLTDTEHDGRSTVLLSLLVAALVVVVALVKQRITATRTAGAAKG; this is translated from the coding sequence ATGACTTCGCAGCCGACCCTGACCAAGCCCGAGGAAGGACCCGCGGGCCCCTGTGGACCCGATACCGGTCTTCAGGCCGGACTCAAGAACCGCCACCTTTCGATGATCGCCATCGGCGGCGTCATCGGAGCCGGGCTGTTCGTGGGTTCCAGTTCGGGAATCGCCACCGCGGGACCCGGCATCCTCCTCTCGTACGCCCTCGTCGGCACGCTCGTGGTGCTGGTGATGCGGATGCTCGGGGAGATGTCGGCCGCCAACCCGACCTCGGGCTCGTTCTCCGCACATGCCGACCGCGCGCTCGGCCCGTGGGCCGGGTTCTCCATCGGCTGGCTCTACTGGTTCTTCTGGGTCGTGGTGCTGGCCGTGGAGGCCACCGCCGGGGCCAAGATCCTGGAAGGGTGGATTCCCGCCGTGCCGCAGTGGGGCTGGGCACTGATCGTGATGGTCGTGCTCACCGCCACCAACCTCGCCTCCGTCGGCTCCTACGGCGAGTTCGAGTTCTGGTTCGCCGGGATCAAGGTCGTCGCCATCGCCGCGTTCATCGTCGTCGGCGGGCTGGCCGTCTTCGGGGTGCTGCCCGGCGTCGACAGCGACCGGGCGGGGCTCGGGAACCTCACCGAGCACGGCGGCTTCCTGCCGCACGGGGCCGGGGCCGTTCTCACCGGCGTACTGCTCGTCGTCTTCTCGTTCATGGGCAGCGAGATCCCCACGCTCGCCGCCGGTGAGTCCGAGGACCCGCAGCGGGCCGTCACCAAGGCGACCAACAGCATCATCTGGCGCATCGCCGTCTTCTACCTCGGGTCCATCTTCGTCGTGGTCGCGCTGCTGCCCTGGGACTCGCAGTCGATCGTCGACCAGGGCTCCTACGTCGCCGCGCTGGACTCGCTCGGGATCCCGAACGCCGGCGAGATCATGAACTTCATCGTGCTGACGTCCGTGCTGTCCTGTCTGAACTCCGGGCTCTACACCGCCTCCCGCATGGCCTTCTCGCTCGGCCGGCGCGGGGACGCGCCGAAGGCGTTCGCCCGGACCACCCGGCGCGGGGTGCCGCAGGCGGCGATCCTGTCGTCCGTCGTCTTCGGCTTCGTCGCGGTCTTCTTCAACTACAAGTTCCCCGACACGGTCTTCCTCTTCCTGCTCAACTCCTCGGGCGCCGTGGCCCTCTTCGTCTGGCTGGCCATCTGCTTCTCGCAGCTGCGGCTGCGGAAGATCATCCAGGCCGAGGCGCCGGAGAAGCTGGTCGTGCGGATGTGGCTGTACCCGTATCTGACCTGGGCGGCCGCCGCGGTCATCGTCTTCGTGCTCGGCTACATGCTGACCGACACCGAGCACGACGGGCGCAGCACCGTACTGCTGTCGCTGCTCGTCGCCGCGCTCGTCGTGGTCGTCGCCCTCGTCAAGCAGCGGATCACCGCGACGCGGACGGCCGGCGCCGCGAAGGGCTGA
- a CDS encoding ribose-5-phosphate isomerase — MRVYLGSDHAGFELKNHLVEWLAAAGHEPVDCGPHIYDAQDDYPPFCLRAAERTAADQGALGIVIGGSGNGEQIAANKVKGVRAALAWSEETASLGRQHNNANVVAVGARMHTQEEATKFVETFLGTPFSGDERHIRRIDMLTSYETTGDLPPVPSHHPQQ, encoded by the coding sequence ATGCGCGTGTATCTCGGCTCGGACCATGCGGGCTTCGAACTCAAGAACCACCTCGTCGAGTGGCTCGCGGCGGCGGGACACGAGCCCGTCGACTGCGGTCCGCACATCTACGACGCCCAGGACGACTACCCGCCCTTCTGCCTGCGCGCCGCCGAGCGCACGGCCGCGGACCAGGGCGCCCTCGGCATCGTGATCGGCGGTTCCGGCAACGGCGAGCAGATCGCGGCGAACAAGGTGAAGGGCGTGCGCGCGGCGCTGGCCTGGAGCGAGGAGACGGCGTCGCTGGGCCGCCAGCACAACAACGCCAACGTCGTCGCGGTCGGCGCCCGCATGCACACGCAGGAGGAGGCGACGAAGTTCGTCGAGACCTTCCTCGGCACCCCGTTCTCCGGCGACGAACGCCACATCCGCCGCATCGACATGCTCACGTCCTACGAGACGACGGGCGACCTTCCCCCGGTCCCGTCCCACCACCCGCAGCAGTAG
- a CDS encoding Fpg/Nei family DNA glycosylase — MPEGHTIHRLAQDCTAAFARTAVRVTSPQGKFADSAALLDGTVLTTADAHGKHLFLGFGAAGNAAEDAAENPAWVHIHLGLFGKVAFGPVPAPPPTDTVRLRLANDTAHVDLRGPTTCALITDPEKRAIHDRLGPDPLRPDADPAAAHRRISRSRTTIAALLMDQKVIAGVGNVYRAEVLFRHGIDPYRPGKDLTPAEWDTIWQDLTALMREGVRNNRIDTVRPEHTPEAMGRPPRVDDHGGEVYVYRRANQPCHLCGGPISTAGLAARNLFWCPTCQKR; from the coding sequence GTGCCAGAGGGGCACACGATCCACCGGCTGGCCCAGGACTGCACCGCCGCCTTCGCCCGCACGGCAGTCCGCGTCACCAGCCCGCAGGGGAAGTTCGCCGACTCGGCCGCCCTCCTCGACGGCACCGTCCTGACCACCGCCGACGCCCACGGCAAGCACCTCTTCCTCGGCTTCGGCGCAGCCGGGAACGCGGCCGAGGACGCCGCCGAGAACCCCGCCTGGGTCCACATCCACCTGGGCCTCTTCGGCAAGGTCGCCTTCGGCCCGGTCCCCGCGCCCCCGCCCACGGACACCGTCCGCCTCCGCCTGGCCAACGACACCGCCCACGTCGACCTCCGCGGCCCCACCACCTGCGCCCTGATCACGGACCCCGAGAAGCGGGCGATACACGACCGCCTCGGCCCCGACCCCCTGCGCCCGGACGCCGACCCGGCGGCCGCCCACCGCCGGATCTCCCGCAGCCGCACCACCATCGCCGCCCTGCTCATGGACCAGAAGGTCATCGCCGGCGTCGGCAACGTCTACCGTGCCGAAGTCCTCTTCCGCCACGGCATCGACCCGTACCGCCCCGGCAAGGACCTCACCCCCGCCGAGTGGGACACCATCTGGCAGGACCTCACCGCCCTCATGCGCGAGGGGGTGCGGAACAACCGCATCGACACCGTCCGCCCCGAGCACACCCCCGAGGCCATGGGCCGCCCGCCCCGCGTCGACGACCACGGCGGCGAGGTCTACGTCTACCGCCGGGCCAACCAGCCCTGCCACCTGTGCGGCGGCCCGATCAGCACGGCCGGCCTCGCCGCCCGCAACCTCTTCTGGTGCCCCACCTGTCAGAAACGGTGA
- a CDS encoding GNAT family N-acetyltransferase, which produces MTMEPRVLRREEWDSWYGSLIRAFGGVPEPAEELELFRELTRVDRSIGVWERDGAAEACVGTTGSFDFRMTVPGGAQVRAAGVTMVSVAATHRRRGVLTSMMRRQLDDVRAWGEPLAVLTASEPAIYGRFGYGAATFSLSAEIDTSRVRLSVPAGTDDVRLRYAAPADVLDACEAVYARLVPGRPGMLARRPGWERLALLDPESGRDGASPLQCVVARRGGEVTGFARFRVRPAWGPEGAGGTVVLDDLAGLDPATEAALWRFLYDVDLTSRLAVRGRPVDEAWQYQVSDIRRCRPESRDALYVRLVDVGAALAARTYQAPVDVVFEVEDAFCPWNAGRWRLSGDAKGASCERTSDGADLALSVRELGAAYLGGVRLSSLGAAGRVREVRAGALAEASVGFGSDVAPWLPHGF; this is translated from the coding sequence ATGACGATGGAGCCGCGGGTGCTGCGGCGCGAGGAGTGGGACAGCTGGTACGGGTCGCTGATCCGTGCCTTCGGCGGGGTTCCGGAGCCGGCCGAGGAGCTGGAGCTGTTCCGGGAGCTGACGCGGGTGGACCGGTCGATCGGCGTCTGGGAGCGCGACGGGGCGGCCGAGGCGTGCGTCGGGACGACGGGGTCGTTCGACTTCCGGATGACCGTGCCGGGCGGCGCGCAGGTGCGCGCGGCGGGCGTGACGATGGTGAGCGTCGCCGCCACGCACCGGCGCCGGGGCGTGCTGACGTCGATGATGCGGCGGCAGTTGGACGACGTACGGGCCTGGGGCGAGCCGCTGGCGGTCCTGACGGCCTCCGAGCCGGCCATCTACGGCCGCTTCGGGTACGGCGCCGCGACCTTCTCGCTGAGCGCGGAGATCGACACGAGCCGGGTCCGGCTGTCGGTGCCGGCCGGTACGGATGACGTACGGCTGCGGTACGCGGCGCCCGCCGACGTGCTCGACGCGTGCGAGGCGGTGTACGCCCGGCTGGTGCCGGGGCGGCCGGGGATGCTGGCCCGGCGGCCCGGCTGGGAGCGGCTGGCGCTGCTGGATCCGGAGAGCGGGCGGGACGGCGCCTCGCCCCTGCAGTGCGTCGTGGCCCGGCGGGGCGGCGAGGTCACCGGGTTCGCGCGCTTCCGGGTGCGGCCGGCCTGGGGGCCCGAGGGGGCCGGGGGCACGGTGGTCCTCGACGACTTGGCGGGGCTCGACCCGGCGACCGAGGCGGCGTTGTGGCGGTTCCTGTACGACGTCGACCTGACCTCCCGGCTGGCGGTGCGGGGGCGGCCGGTGGACGAGGCGTGGCAGTACCAGGTGTCGGACATCCGGCGGTGCCGGCCGGAGTCGCGGGACGCGTTGTACGTGCGGCTGGTGGACGTGGGGGCGGCGCTCGCGGCGCGGACCTACCAGGCGCCGGTGGACGTGGTGTTCGAGGTCGAGGATGCCTTCTGCCCCTGGAACGCGGGGCGTTGGCGGCTGAGCGGCGACGCGAAGGGCGCGTCGTGCGAGCGTACGTCCGACGGGGCGGATCTGGCGCTGTCCGTGCGGGAGTTGGGCGCGGCGTACCTGGGGGGTGTGCGGCTGAGTTCGCTGGGCGCGGCCGGGCGGGTGCGCGAGGTGCGGGCCGGGGCGCTGGCGGAGGCGTCGGTGGGGTTCGGGTCGGACGTGGCGCCGTGGCTGCCGCACGGGTTCTGA